The following proteins come from a genomic window of Nymphaea colorata isolate Beijing-Zhang1983 unplaced genomic scaffold, ASM883128v2 scaffold0654, whole genome shotgun sequence:
- the LOC116245349 gene encoding uncharacterized protein LOC116245349, giving the protein MWRKEKQPVREVEETEIVEEAATAAHVEPHLTLPSADLSTLITSIQQLTAQQAAFMKETQVIHERLAHNQEEEPAYGYSSYEEQNSYSDSDEYEPSYASEDCNPIEEMDEEEGDDQQTNSESSDQGDEYSKASQHSEDERLTTNEIEDQSSDESCKEWGDDYGDPSPNDHSSSSPHEYRGFTLAKTRLYHPRISNFTFGYATSSGTTHKRESNYCEPLLPLVGHNRLHNYSPQNSTNPLRCGPTKAASLQPSTAISLKSTSSHSKPNKNQKIHNRADQQKGNKLKDILATSDLGRRPKPRTRSNFVNGPSLKTENRNQQLSKEPLKDPLPAAYNLREAIRKIQSSTKPDKMQQQKTTSSRVPVRNKMPIPARLEPAKNANVLRISPAMVRKKEQVAKAPEGAKVGDDGTATIREQPPAEKPHFTLTDALTMIRRIVAKNDELLEQMYFQRQNEQRTFLSAPAHGQGNGPQQEQAENSDKSDEEDEAVATREKPTGQFPTSNDKISDLLKDLKTGEHQTLERRNENIKNAEIHEDKELAPMDHIEVAATLYDQLESIPWSTFTASEASSKEDGDDNTNFSARKNGNCGQLEWADLGQNVLKQLPNTTFVLKTNNSLHMPTFAHYLKAEVHPQVRLIFDHGKSIQGSATKCYKELHKRMESQLGRLPIDYGPCYPLLLIGWFKAKLGNELAALGERCRARPKRLKGQVYDRGRLHGAAILSDNPRHQDQRRTLLGLLQRDYGPARSKASLDKSGRFTLGDCQGRAWGQARSKGGGSVTGPPRSWPRIANDAADGRPGDETSQLQRRASVGHERQSGPGTAEGGAGQHAVARLPRDEGAERPRRAGKAPAATDPASFCCEANVFCRVRDRDAKEVTHGGATAAVADDDAKSPNAPAIAEESTSEGTTRPREVDEMTAPHSTRALTPSEASPSIGGLHAKALGHGEATLPTQAKPDVLERSGLDLARGAQLAGHDMETGCSGQRLTSSRLSNGGRTDWTGTGVVQAFRTETELTDRTDSHRTGTEDVLTSGTETVQETETGRYEGRLDRV; this is encoded by the coding sequence ATGTGGCGCAAAGAGAAACAACCGGTTAGAGAAGTTGAGGAAACCGAAATAGTTGAGGAGGCAGCTACCGCTGCTCATGTAGAACCTCATCTCACACTTCCTTCAGCTGACTTAAGCACTTTAATAACATCTATACAGCAGCTTACAGCCCAGCAAGCGGCATTCATGAAAGAAACGCAAGTCATCCATGAACGATTAGCCCATAACCAAGAAGAAGAGCCCGCCTACGGGTACAGCTCATATGAGGAACAAAACTCATATAGTGATTCGGATGAGTATGAGCCATCTTACGCTAGTGAGGACTGCAATCCTATTGAGGAGATGGATGAAGAGGAAGGTGATGATCAACAAACCAATTCTGAGAGTTCCGATCAAGGAGATGAATACTCCAAAGCGAGCCAACATAGTGAGGATGAACGGTTGACTACCAATGAAATCGAGGATCAGTCAAGTGATGAATCTTGCAAAGAATGGGGAGACGACTATGGGGATCCATCCCCTAATGACCATTCCAGTTCTTCACCCCATGAGTATCGTGGGTTCACTTTGGCTAAAACAAGGTTGTATCACCCCCGAATCAGCAACTTCACGTTCGGGtatgcaactagtagtgggacAACTCACAAGAGGGAATCCAACTATTGTGAACCACTACTGCCCTTAGTTGGTCATAATAGATTGCATAATTACAGCCCACAAAATTCAACGAACCCCTTGAGGTGTGGGCCAACGAAGGCAGCAAGCTTACAGCCCTCTACTGCCATTTCGCTTAAGTCAACCAGCAGCCATTCAAAGccaaataaaaatcagaaaatccaCAACCGGGCAGATCAGCAAAAAGGGAACAAGCTGAAAGATATTTTGGCAACCTCAGATTTAGGAAGGAGGCCTAAGCCCCGAACAAGGAGCAACTTTGTAAATGGTCCTTCACTGAAAACAGAGAACCGAAATCAACAACTTTCAAAGGAACCATTGAAAGATCCCCTACCAGCAGCGTATAATTTGCGGGAGGCAATAAGGAAGATTCAGTCCTCTACCAAACCCGATAAAATGCAGCAACAAAAAACGACCAGCAGTCGTGTTCCTGTTCGGAACAAGATGCCAATTCCAGCAAGGCTTGAACCCGCTAAAAATGCTAACGTCTTGAGAATAAGTCCAGCCATGGTACGCAAGAAAGAACAGGTTGCTAAGGCACCCGAGGGAGCTAAGGTGGGTGATGATGGTACAGCCACCATTAGAGAGCAACCACCAGCCGAGAAGCCCCATTTCACTCTAACTGATGCGTTGACCATGATTAGACGGATTGTAGCGAAGAATGACGAACTATTAGAGCAAATGTACTTCCAACGACAGAATGAGCAAAGAACCTTCCTAAGTGCGCCAGCTCATGGGCAAGGCAATGGCCCCCAACAAGAGCAGGCTGAGAATTCGGATAAATCGGATGAAGAGGATGAGGCTGTGGCAACCCGTGAGAAACCAACCGGTCAATTCCCGACTTCTAACgataaaatttcagatttattAAAGGACCTGAAAACGGGTGAGCATCAAACTCTAGAAAGGCGAAATGAAAACATTAAGAATGCTGAAATCCATGAGGACAAAGAGCTCGCCCCTATGGACCACATTGAGGTAGCGGCAACCCTTTATGATCAGCTGGAATCAATACCATGGAGTACCTTCACAGCGAGTGAGGCATCATCTAAGGAGGATGGCGATGACAACACAAATTTTTCAGCCCGTAAGAATGGGAACTGTGGCCAGCTAGAATGGGCAGATCTTGGGCAGAACGTGTTGAAGCAACTCCCAAACACCACCTTCGTTCTTAAGACCAATAATAGTCTTCACATGCCAACGTTTGCACATTATCTTAAGGCTGAAGTGCACCCACAAGTTAGGCTGATTTTTGACCATGGGAAGTCCATACAAGGGTCGGCAACAAAATGTTACAAGGAACTTCACAAGAGAATGGAGTCCCAACTTGGACGACTCCCGATCGATTATGGACCGTGCTACCCTCTACTATTGATAGGATGGTTCAAGGCCAAACTGGGAAACGAATTGGCAGCACTTGGAGAGCGTTGTAGGGCAAGGCCTAAGAGGCTTAAAGGCCAAGTCTATGATCGAGGAAGGTTGCATGGGGCAGCGATATTAAGTGACAACCCAAGACATCAAGACCAGCGAAGGACATTACTGGGGCTGTTGCAGCGGGATTATGGACCAGCTAGAAGCAAGGCCTCGCTGGATAAGAGTGGTCGGTTCACCCTAGGGGACTGCCAAGgtcgagcttggggacaagctcgtTCTAAGGGGGGTGGATCTGTTACAGGTCCGCCTAGGAGTTGGCCGAGGATTGCCAACGATGCCGCCGATGGCCGACCGGGTGACGAGACCAGCCAGCTACAACGCCGGGCGAGCGTCGGCCACGAGCGCCAAAGTGGGCCGGGCACGGCCGAAGGTGGCGCGGGCCAGCACGCCGTCGCGAGGCTGCCGAGAGATGAGGGCGCCGAGCGCCCACGCCGAGCGGGGAAAGCACCCGCAGCCACTGACcctgcttccttttgttgtgaggctaacgtGTTTTGCAGGGTGCGGGACCGGGACGCAAAGGAGGTTACCCATGGAGGGGCCACGGCTGCGGTTGCCGATGACGACGCCAAGAGCCCGAACGCGCCAGCCATCGCGGAGGAGAGCACGAGCGAGGGTACTACGCGGCCAAGGGAGGTTGATGAGATGACAGCCCCACACTCGACCCGTGCACTTACTCCGAGTGAGGCTAGCCCGTCGATTGGAGGACTTCATGCTAAAGCGCTTGGACACGGTGAGGCCACG